The proteins below come from a single Mangifera indica cultivar Alphonso chromosome 16, CATAS_Mindica_2.1, whole genome shotgun sequence genomic window:
- the LOC123198872 gene encoding calmodulin-binding transcription activator 3-like isoform X2, with protein sequence MELSARRLPVEQNVEQIVKEAQHRWLNAAEICKIIENHEKLQILAFQPQQRPTSGSFFVIKLRGLRKFRNDGHVWSKKKDGKTIQESHENLKVNGVAKLNCLYAYLETNTNFQRRIYRLIEKEHDVAIFHYREDKENRKKTTKVSHQSSLEARKAIPTLVVTGSQGSSSGTVDNGSNQLPLPLQTTDTSNLENIQGNVESAGGSSGIVNHGNYQLPLAPKTTDSINQNFSNQPSSGFHSIPDLQRNLTQITDAEFSGSHNLVSFTGDGAPHYVCECQNLPSSQETENDFPPNPGTISSPCELPESEKSADQVSEKNKDNLKLVSDIPAELLAKTSTGYQDCMIFQENPNWQESRKNCKRSKNLNILDITGSLSGIVHHESYQLALSSQTIYTSNLSNIQGYSGSGDGMPEYENLIFHRVIESDFPPNPGITGTPCELLELESLEQFPEGSNLIVDSIDNFGDITTKSLHKRFEDLLSLNCHNSNIIEISLEKKFHLWLKKLGEGGSELTVLDVKVIHLIAALGYTLTLQQIFGAIKIDINLSDKDGYTALHWAAKYGRMRTVEFLICQGANPVLPSFPKGSTPGLDSVTGTLVDLDFGIDTPASLAYNAGHDAVGRYLEKKAKAVQAALTFDDDDDDDDEFL encoded by the exons ATGGAACTTTCAGCTAGACGCTTGCCTGTTGAACAGA ATGTTGAACAAATAGTGAAAGAGGCGCAACACAGGTGGCTGAATGCAGctgaaatatgtaaaataattgaaaaccatgaaaagcTTCAAATACTTGCCTTCCAACCACAACAAAGGCCTACGA GTGGttcattttttgtcattaagCTGCGAGGGCTCAGAAAGTTTAGAAACGATGGCCACGTGTGgagtaaaaagaaagatggaaagACCATCCAGGAATCTCATGAAAACCTCAAG GTGAATGGAGTTGCGAAGTTGAATTGCTTGTATGCTTATTTggaaacaaatacaaattttcaaaGGCGTATTTATCGGTTGATTGAAAA GGAACATGACGTAGCAATTTTTCATTACAGAGAAGACAAG GAAAACAGGAAAAAGACAACCAAAGTATCCCATCAATCTTCCCTTGAAGCTAGAAAAGCTATACCCACGTTGGTGGTAACAGGTTCTCAGGGTTCTTCTTCTGGCACTGTTGATAATGGCAGTAACCAATTGCCTCTACCTCTACAAACTACCGATACAAGCAACCTGGAAAACATTCAGGGAAATGTTGAGTCTGCAG GTGGTTCCTCTGGCATTGTCAATCATGGCAACTACCAATTGCCTTTGGCTCCAAAAACTACAGATTCAATTAACCAGA ATTTTAGCAACCAACCAAGTTCTGGATTCCATTCTATCCCTGATTTACAGCGGAATTTGACGCAGATAACAGATGCAGAATTTTCTGGCTCTCATAACTTAGTATCATTTACAG GAGATGGTGCGCCACATTATGTTTGTGAGTGTCAGAATCTGCCTTCTTCTCAAGAGACTGAGAATGATTTTCCCCCAAACCCTGGTACAATTAGTAGCCCCTGTGAACTGCCAGAGTCGGAGAAGTCTGCGGATCAGGTTTCAGAG aaaaacaaGGACAATCTCAAGCTAGTAAGTGACATTCCGGCAGAGCTTCTTGCCAAAACCTCTACTGGATATCAAGATTGCATGATTTTCCAGGAGAATCCAAATTGGCAG GAAAGCAGGAAAAATTGCAAACGCAGCAAGAACCTGAACATTTTGGACATAACAGGTTCTCTGTCAGGCATTGTCCATCATGAGAGTTACCAATTGGCTTTGTCTTcacaaactatatatacaagCAACCTGAGCAACATTCAAGGATATTCTGGGTCAG GAGATGGCATGCCAGAGTATGAAAATCTGATTTTTCACCGAGTAATTGAGAGTGATTTCCCCCCAAACCCCGGCATAACTGGTACCCCTTGTGAACTGCTGGAGTTGGAGTCTCTGGAACAATTTCCAGAG GGTTCCAACCTTATTGTGGATTCTATTGATAATTTCGGTGATATTACAACTAAAAGTCTTCATAAAAGATTTGAAGACCTGTTATCATTGAATTGTCATAATAGTAATATAATCGAAATTTCATTGGAAAAG AAGTTTCATTTATGGCTCAAGAAACTTGGTGAAGGTGGAAGTGAGTTAACAGTGTTAGATGTAAAAGTAATACATCTTATAGCTGCACTTGGTTATACTCTAACCTTACAACAAATATTTGGTgcaataaaaattgatataaatttaagtgataaagATGGATATACAGCTCTTCATTGGGCAGCAAAATATGGGAg GATGCGTACAGTTGAGTTTCTCATCTGTCAAGGTGCAAATCCCGTATTACCATCTTTTCCCAAAGGCAGCACACCTGGATTGGATTCTGTCACTGGCACACTAGTTGACTTGGATTTTGGCATTGACACGCCAGCTAGCTTGGCTTATAACGCTGGACACGACGCAGTTGGCAGGTATCTTGAAAAAAAAGCAAAGGCCGTGCAGGCCGCCCTGacatttgatgatgatgatgatgatgatgatgagttcCTGTAA
- the LOC123198872 gene encoding calmodulin-binding transcription activator 3-like isoform X1 — translation MELSARRLPVEQNVEQIVKEAQHRWLNAAEICKIIENHEKLQILAFQPQQRPTSGSFFVIKLRGLRKFRNDGHVWSKKKDGKTIQESHENLKVNGVAKLNCLYAYLETNTNFQRRIYRLIEKEHDVAIFHYREDKENRKKTTKVSHQSSLEARKAIPTLVVTGSQGSSSGTVDNGSNQLPLPLQTTDTSNLENIQGNVESAGGSSGIVNHGNYQLPLAPKTTDSINQSNIQANAEFSDFSNQPSSGFHSIPDLQRNLTQITDAEFSGSHNLVSFTGDGAPHYVCECQNLPSSQETENDFPPNPGTISSPCELPESEKSADQVSEKNKDNLKLVSDIPAELLAKTSTGYQDCMIFQENPNWQESRKNCKRSKNLNILDITGSLSGIVHHESYQLALSSQTIYTSNLSNIQGYSGSGDGMPEYENLIFHRVIESDFPPNPGITGTPCELLELESLEQFPEGSNLIVDSIDNFGDITTKSLHKRFEDLLSLNCHNSNIIEISLEKKFHLWLKKLGEGGSELTVLDVKVIHLIAALGYTLTLQQIFGAIKIDINLSDKDGYTALHWAAKYGRMRTVEFLICQGANPVLPSFPKGSTPGLDSVTGTLVDLDFGIDTPASLAYNAGHDAVGRYLEKKAKAVQAALTFDDDDDDDDEFL, via the exons ATGGAACTTTCAGCTAGACGCTTGCCTGTTGAACAGA ATGTTGAACAAATAGTGAAAGAGGCGCAACACAGGTGGCTGAATGCAGctgaaatatgtaaaataattgaaaaccatgaaaagcTTCAAATACTTGCCTTCCAACCACAACAAAGGCCTACGA GTGGttcattttttgtcattaagCTGCGAGGGCTCAGAAAGTTTAGAAACGATGGCCACGTGTGgagtaaaaagaaagatggaaagACCATCCAGGAATCTCATGAAAACCTCAAG GTGAATGGAGTTGCGAAGTTGAATTGCTTGTATGCTTATTTggaaacaaatacaaattttcaaaGGCGTATTTATCGGTTGATTGAAAA GGAACATGACGTAGCAATTTTTCATTACAGAGAAGACAAG GAAAACAGGAAAAAGACAACCAAAGTATCCCATCAATCTTCCCTTGAAGCTAGAAAAGCTATACCCACGTTGGTGGTAACAGGTTCTCAGGGTTCTTCTTCTGGCACTGTTGATAATGGCAGTAACCAATTGCCTCTACCTCTACAAACTACCGATACAAGCAACCTGGAAAACATTCAGGGAAATGTTGAGTCTGCAG GTGGTTCCTCTGGCATTGTCAATCATGGCAACTACCAATTGCCTTTGGCTCCAAAAACTACAGATTCAATTAACCAGAGTAACATTCAAGCAAACGCTGAATTTTCCG ATTTTAGCAACCAACCAAGTTCTGGATTCCATTCTATCCCTGATTTACAGCGGAATTTGACGCAGATAACAGATGCAGAATTTTCTGGCTCTCATAACTTAGTATCATTTACAG GAGATGGTGCGCCACATTATGTTTGTGAGTGTCAGAATCTGCCTTCTTCTCAAGAGACTGAGAATGATTTTCCCCCAAACCCTGGTACAATTAGTAGCCCCTGTGAACTGCCAGAGTCGGAGAAGTCTGCGGATCAGGTTTCAGAG aaaaacaaGGACAATCTCAAGCTAGTAAGTGACATTCCGGCAGAGCTTCTTGCCAAAACCTCTACTGGATATCAAGATTGCATGATTTTCCAGGAGAATCCAAATTGGCAG GAAAGCAGGAAAAATTGCAAACGCAGCAAGAACCTGAACATTTTGGACATAACAGGTTCTCTGTCAGGCATTGTCCATCATGAGAGTTACCAATTGGCTTTGTCTTcacaaactatatatacaagCAACCTGAGCAACATTCAAGGATATTCTGGGTCAG GAGATGGCATGCCAGAGTATGAAAATCTGATTTTTCACCGAGTAATTGAGAGTGATTTCCCCCCAAACCCCGGCATAACTGGTACCCCTTGTGAACTGCTGGAGTTGGAGTCTCTGGAACAATTTCCAGAG GGTTCCAACCTTATTGTGGATTCTATTGATAATTTCGGTGATATTACAACTAAAAGTCTTCATAAAAGATTTGAAGACCTGTTATCATTGAATTGTCATAATAGTAATATAATCGAAATTTCATTGGAAAAG AAGTTTCATTTATGGCTCAAGAAACTTGGTGAAGGTGGAAGTGAGTTAACAGTGTTAGATGTAAAAGTAATACATCTTATAGCTGCACTTGGTTATACTCTAACCTTACAACAAATATTTGGTgcaataaaaattgatataaatttaagtgataaagATGGATATACAGCTCTTCATTGGGCAGCAAAATATGGGAg GATGCGTACAGTTGAGTTTCTCATCTGTCAAGGTGCAAATCCCGTATTACCATCTTTTCCCAAAGGCAGCACACCTGGATTGGATTCTGTCACTGGCACACTAGTTGACTTGGATTTTGGCATTGACACGCCAGCTAGCTTGGCTTATAACGCTGGACACGACGCAGTTGGCAGGTATCTTGAAAAAAAAGCAAAGGCCGTGCAGGCCGCCCTGacatttgatgatgatgatgatgatgatgatgagttcCTGTAA